The genomic stretch TATCAGCACTACATCGCGCGCATCGGCGTGGTGCCGCAGCCCATGGTGGCCGACCACGCCGCGGACGTGGCCGCCGGCCTGGTGTTCGTCACCGGGGAACCGGTCGAAGGGCTGGTCGTGATCGAGGCGTTCGCCGACCACCTCTTCCTGGACAGCATCGCCGTCCACCCCGACGCCCACGGCACGGGCGTCGGACGGCGCCTGCTGCGCTTCGTCGAGGCACGCGCGCGTGCGCTGGGCCTCGGTGAGATCAGGCTCTACACGAACGCGCTGATGTGGGAGAACCAGGAGATCTATCCGAAGTACGGATACGAGGTCGTGGAACGCCGCGTCGACGGGCCCTACGACCGCATTCACTACCGGAAGCGGCTGGACTGACGGCCCCGGCGAGGTCAGCCGTCGGGCCACCAGGTGCGTGCGATGTCCTTGCGCACCTCGGGACGGACCGTGGGGCGCTCCTCCGCCTCTTCGCGGACCCGGCGGCTGTCCGTCTTCTTCAGGGGCTTCTGCACGGTGACG from Streptomyces roseochromogenus subsp. oscitans DS 12.976 encodes the following:
- a CDS encoding GNAT family N-acetyltransferase; its protein translation is MTDRNPERVRVAVAGDVPTVKAVTDAAYQHYIARIGVVPQPMVADHAADVAAGLVFVTGEPVEGLVVIEAFADHLFLDSIAVHPDAHGTGVGRRLLRFVEARARALGLGEIRLYTNALMWENQEIYPKYGYEVVERRVDGPYDRIHYRKRLD